The Impatiens glandulifera chromosome 3, dImpGla2.1, whole genome shotgun sequence genome contains a region encoding:
- the LOC124929126 gene encoding transcriptional corepressor SEUSS-like, with the protein MVPSGPPPTPIGAGQTVQSNSGLMGGAQGGGVQSGFPPLVSPRLQFSNVNMMGNPNMSLLVQPSFGNVSSPNTGLSGPGNSQRGVMGTGSDSDQLLATRNAMEFNPNQSSFTAASNIANNRPDQGQGQGQGQGQLFSTSSANQIFPNQQQSQQQSFASQNLQRIQQPLQQSFASQNLQRIQQPLQQSSASQNLQQIQLPLQQSSPPQNLQQTQQPLQQSSTSQNIHQQQYQSIRGGLAGTDQHFQPSQQLQPLRNLGPQQIQAIRNLASVKMEPSQHPDQSLFLHPQQQQQQLLHQQHQQQQLVHMSRKSPQSAAHFNNLVQLQQLQQQQQQKSQQHHQQQQPQQQHALKAIPSRPPSTQSQFQTQSLPVRPPGKPVYETGMCARRLTHYMYQQQHRPEDNNIEFWRKFVEEYFAPNAKKRWCVSMYGSGRQTSGVFPQDVWHCEICNRKPGRGFEATVEVLPRLLKIKYESGTLEELLYVDMPREYQNASGHIVLHYFKAIQESVFDQLRVVRDGQLRIVFNSDLKICSWEFCARHHEELIPRRLMIPQVSQLGAAAQKYQAATQNGTSSMSVPELQNTCNMFVTSARQLAKSLEVPLVNDLGYTKRYIRCLQIAEVVNSMTDLIESSAEKGTGPMDSLARYSGSGNPAQKQQTEEQAQQQQINPSVPNSNNNEERSEQVTTAATNSAPVLLKQTSMTRSQTSITNNGPLGGLGVQIPSPSSSAQPNPSPFHSPTVSSSNNKNPNQISHGGLAAPVNVTSANARNFSIQQASLSGDADPSLVQKIFNEMMMQNGGPGLRNVNGMMQTNNMTGHNNGGNLFAANGTAMNSSGMTGAPFGSFGNHSATMNGMQGAINGNGNGNRSAMTLNGQIASQQNMNNQQQQQGSASGDQQLLNNIGALNGFNNNLQFDWRSSP; encoded by the exons ATGGTGCCTTCAGGACCTCCTCCAACTCCTATTGGTGCTGGTCAGACAGTGCAATCAAATTCAGGGTTAATGGGGGGCGCTCAAGGAGGAGGAGTTCAATCTGGATTTCCGCCTCTTGTTTCTCCTCGTTTACAGTTTAGCAACGTTAACATGATGGGAAATCCCAACATGTCTTTGCTTGTCCAACCATCTTTTGGAAATGTTAGTAGCCCTAATACTGGATTATCGGGTCCTGGGAATAGTCAGAGAGGAGTTATGGGAACAGGGTCCGATTCTGACCAACTTTTAGCTACTAGAAATGCAATGGAATTTAACCCTAACCAGTCCTCATTCACAGCAGCCTCTAATATTGCAAACAATCGCCCAGATCAGGGTCAAGGCCAAGGCCAAGGTCAAGGTCAGCTGTTCTCAACATCTTCAGCTAATCAGATATTTCCAAACCAGCAACAGTCTCAGCAACAATCTTTTGCTTCTCAAAATCTTCAACGAATTCAGCAGCCATTACAACAATCTTTTGCTTCTCAAAATCTTCAACGAATTCAGCAGCCATTACAACAATCTTCTGCTTCTCAAAATCTTCAACAAATTCAGCTTCCATTACAACAATCTTCCCCTCCTCAAAACCTTCAACAAACTCAGCAGCCTTTACAACAATCTTCCACTTCACAAAATATCCATCAACAGCAGTACCAATCTATTCGAGGAGGATTAGCAGGAACTGACCAACATTTTCAACCTTCACAGCAGTTGCAACCTTTGAGAAATCTTGGTCCACAACAGATACAGGCCATAAGAAACCTAGCATCCGTGAAGATGGAACCCTCCCAACATCCAGATCAGTCATTATTTTTGCATccccagcagcagcagcaacaacTGCTACACCAGCagcatcaacaacaacaattaGTGCACATGTCAAGAAAGTCCCCACAGTCAGCTgcacattttaataatttggtcCAGCTACAACAacttcaacaacaacaacaacagaaGTCGCAAcaacatcatcaacaacagcagCCGCAACAACAACATGCTTTAAAAGCTATTCCATCACGACCACCCTCAACACAATCACAATTCCAAACCCAAAGTTTGCCTGTGAGGCCTCCTGGCAAGCCAGTGTATGAAACTGGCATGTGTGCTCGGCGTCTCACACATTATATGTATCAGCAACAACACAGACCTGAG GACAATAACATTGAGTTCTGGAGGAAATTTGTGGAAGAGTATTTTGCTCCTAATGCCAAGAAGAGATGGTGTGTATCTATGTATGGTAGTGGCCGCCAGACATCTGGAGTTTTTCCTCAG GATGTATGGCATTGTGAAATATGCAACCGCAAACCTGGCCGTGGATTTG AGGCTACCGTTGAGGTGCTTCCAAggcttttaaaaatcaaatatgaaaGCGGAACACTAGAAGAGCTTCTGTATGTTGACATGCCACGCGAGTATCAAAATGCATCTGGCCATATTGTTTTGCATTATTTCAAGGCCATACAGGAAAGTGTTTTTGACCAACTTCGTGTTGTCCGAGATGGTCAACTTAGAATTGTATTCAACTCTGACCTGAag ATATGCTCTTGGGAGTTTTGTGCTCGGCACCACGAAGAACTCATCCCAAGAAGATTAATGATTCCCCAG GTTAGTCAACTTGGAGCTGCAGCTCAAAAGTATCAGGCTGCTACTCAAAATGGAACATCTAGTATGTCTGTCCCAGAGCTACAGAACACATGTAATAT GTTTGTTACGTCTGCTCGTCAATTAGCAAAGTCATTGGAAGTGCCCCTTGTTAATGATTTAGGATATACAAAAAGATATATTCGGTGTCTCCAG ATTGCTGAAGTGGTCAACAGCATGACGGATCTGATCGAATCTAGCGCAGAAAAAGGGACAGGACCCATGG ATAGTTTGGCAAGATATTCTGGGAGTGGAAACCCTGCTCAAAAGCAGCAAACTGAGGAACAAGCACAACAGCAACAGATAAATCCATCTGTTCCGAACTCAAACAACAATGAGGAAAGATCGGAGCAGGTGACTACTGCAGCCACAAACTCTGCACCAGTACTTCTCAAACAGACCTCAATGACCAGATCCCAAACTTCCATCACAAATAACGGTCCCTTAGGTGGACTTGGTGTCCAGATTCCATCTCCAAGTTCCTCTGCTCAACCGAACCCATCACCATTTCATTCTCCAACTGTTTCTTCCTCAAATAATAAGAACCCTAATCAAATCTCTCACGGTGGATTAGCCGCGCCGGTTAATGTAACATCTGCAAATGCACGAAATTTTTCCATCCAGCAGGCGTCACTGTCTGGAGATGCTGATCCGAGTTTGGTCCAGAAAATATTCAATGAAATGATGATGCAGAATGGAGGTCCTGGCTTGAGAAATGTCAATGGGATGATGCAGACGAACAATATGACTGGACATAATAATGGTGGAAACCTTTTTGCGGCGAATGGAACCGCCATGAACAGTTCCGGTATGACTGGGGCTCCTTTCGGCAGTTTTGGTAATCATTCGGCCACGATGAATGGAATGCAAGGAGCAATTAATGGTAATGGTAATGGTAATAGAAGTGCCATGACTTTGAATGGTCAGATAGCTAGCCAACAAAATATGAACAATCAACAGCAACAACAGGGTTCTGCTTCTGGAGACCAACAACTGCTTAACAATATTGGAGCACTTAATGGGTTTAATAATAATCTTCAGTTTGATTGGAGGTCATCTCCTTAA